The following DNA comes from Streptomyces sp. Ag109_O5-10.
ACCTCGTCGTCTGCGGCACCTACACACCGGACAACATGGCACCGCCCACGGCGATGCTGGTGATCGAGAAGGCCGGCGCCCACGGGGCCACCGGGTTCGACGTCAACAGCGGTGCCTGCCCGGGAGGCGTGTTCGCCCTCGACGTCGGCGCCAAGTACCTCGCCTCCGGCGAGTACCGGCGGGTCGCCGTGGTGCTCGCCGACGTCAACACCCGGACCATGGACTGGAAGGACCCCGGACCGGCGGTCATCTTCGGCGACGGCGCCGCCTGCTACCTGCTGGAGCGCTGCCGTCCCGGCCGGGGCGTCGGCCGCACGCTGCTGCACAGCGACCCGTCCCGCTACCAGGCCGTCTGGGTGGCCCGCGAGAAGCGGACCCTGCGCGACGGCCGTCCGCTGACCAGCGCCTTCGGCGACAACTTCGCCTCACTCTCGGGCAAGGCCGTGCACGACTTCGCCGTCGGTGAAGTGCCCGTGCTCATCGAGACGTTGCTGGAACGGGCAGGACAAAAGCCCTCGGACGTCGACCTGTTCGCCCTCCATCAGGCGAACCTGTACATCGTGCGCGGCATCATGGCCGCCCTGGGCGTACCGGACGACCGCACCGTCACCAACATCCAGAAGTACGGCAACACCTCGGGCGCCAGCGTCCCCCTGGTCCTGCGGGAGGCCGAGGACCTCGGCCGGCTCTCTCCGGGCGACCTGGTGGTGCTCGCCGCGTTCGGCTCGGGCCTGAACGTCGGCGTGGCGCTGGTCCGCTGGTGCGGGGCGGCGGACTTCGAGGCGGTGGCGGCGTGAGCACCCCGCCACCGGACCGGGGCCAGGCCTTCCGGGGAGCCCTGACCGGCCTGCTCGGTATCGGCACCTACCTGCCGTCGCGGCAGATCACCAACGAGGCGATCTGCGAGCGGATCGACAGTTCGGACGACTGGATCCGCAGCCGCTCGGGGATCCGGGTCCGCTACTGGGCCGAACCGACCGAGACGGTCGAGTTCATGGCCGCCACCGCTGCCGAACGGGCCCTGGAACACGCCGGGATCGCCGCCGACGAGGTCGGCTGCGTGATCGTGTCCACCGTCTCCCACCTGCACCAGTTCCCCTCCCTCGCGGCCGGTGTCGCCCACCGCATCGGCGCCGTCGCACCGGGCGCCTTCGACATCTCGGCCGGATGCGCCGGCTTCTGCTACGGGCTGTCGCTGGCGTCCGACATGGTCGCGGCGGGCAGTGCCCGGTACGTGCTCGTCATCGCCGTGGAACGGCTCTCCGAACTGCTCGACCAGGAGGACCGGGACACCGCCTTCCTCTTCGGCGACGGAGCCGGCGCCGCCGTGGTCGGGCCCACCGACCGGCCCGGCGTGGGCCCGGTGGTCTGGGGTTCCGACGGATCCCACAAGGAGACCATCCGGCAGAGCCACTCCTGGGCCGCGCTGCGCGACACCCCCGCCCCCGGCTGGCCGGTGATCACCATGGACGGCCGCGAGGTCTTCCGGTGGGCCGCCTACCAGCTCGGCCCCGTGGCCGAACAGGCGCTGGAACGGGCCGGGGTGACCGTCGGGGACCTCGACTCCTTCGTCCCGCACCAGGCCAACGCGCGGATCACCGACGAGCTGGTCAAGGGGCTCGGCATCCCCGGCCACGTCGCGGTGGCCCGCAGCGTCGAGATCCACGGCAACACCTCCGCGGTGTCGATCCCGCTCGCCATCCAGGAGCTGCTCGCCTCCGGCGAGGCGAGGCCCGGCGGGCTCGCCCTGCTGCTGTCCTTCGGCACCGGCCTCGTCTGGGCCGGCCAGGTCGTCCGGCTCCCGCCGGCACCCGCCGGACCACCCGTCCCGGCCTCCACCGCACCGGCCGCACCGGCCGCACCGAACAAGGAGAACCCGTCATGACCGCTGTGCAGAGCGACACCCTGCAGATCCTCAAGGAGATCCTCGACGAGGTCGCCGGGATCCCGGCGGAGGACGTCACGCCGGACAGCTCGTTCACCGACGACCTGAGCCTGGACTCGCTGACCGTCGTGTCGCTGTTCGTCCTGGTCCAGCGCCGCTTCGGCACCGAGGTGCCCAACGCCGTCTTCGACAGGCTCACCACCGTCGGAAAGGCCGTCGCCTACCTCGAACGCGGTGAGATCCCGGCCTGACCGGCCCTCTCCCGCCCCGACTCGACGAGCCGGAAAGGCAGTTCATGCATCTCATGGTCAGGCCGACCAGAAAGCCGCTGCACGGCGAGCTGCTGGTCCCCCCTTCCAAGTACCACGTGCACCGCGCGCTGATCCTCGCCTCGCTCGCCGACGGCACCAGCCGGATCAAGGGCGTCTCGGACGCCCGCCACGTCCAGTACACCGTCCGCCTGCTGCGCGACCTCGGCACCCGCATCGACGTCGAGGGCGACACGTACGTCGTGCGGGGCGGCCGTTACCGCCCGCGCCGGGCGACCGTCACCGCCGGCAGCTCCGGCACCACGCTGTACTTCATGCTCGGTCTCGCCGCGCTGGCGGAGGCCCCCGTCACCGTGACCGGCCAGAAGTACTTCCGGCGCAGACCGGTCGGCCCGCTGCTCGACGCGCTGCGGCAACTGGGCGTCTCCCTGGACTCCGCGGACGGCTGCCCGCCCGTGCACGTGACCCCCGGCCGGCCCACCGGCGGCCGGGTGGTGATACCGGGCACCCTGTCGCAGTGGATCTCGGGGCTGCTCCTGCTCGCCCCGTTCGCCACCGGCCCCACCGTGGTGGAGGTGCGCGGCGAGCTGAACGAGCGCCCGTACGTGGAGCTGACGGTGGCGATGATGCGTCGCTTCGGACTCCGGGTGAGCGTGTCCGGCGACTGGCGGCGGTTCGAGATCGAGCCCGGACAGAGCGCCCGACCGGCCGACCTGACCCTGCCGCCGGACATCGGTTCCGCCGCGTTCGGGATCGCGGCCGCCGCCCTCCACCCCTCCGACGTGCTCCTGCGGGGCATCACCCGGCTCGACGGCGACCCGCACGACCACCCCGAGATCGGCCTTCTCGACGTCCTGCGGCGCATGGGCGTGCCGATGACCGTGGACCCGGCGGCCGGCGGTGTCCGCATCCGCCACGACGGCACCCGGCTGCGCGGCACGACGGTGGACTGCCGGGAGGTCCCGGACATGCTCCCGGTGCTGTCGACCCTGGCCGCCCTGGCCGAAGGCGAGACGGTCTTCGAACACGTGGGACACGTCCGCCTCAAGGAGTCCGACCGGGTCACCGCGATGCTCCAGCTGAACGCGATGGGCGCCGACCTCACCCTGGAGGGCGACCGGCTCCGGGTGCGGGGGGTGCCCACCCTCACGGGCGCGCGCCTGTCCTCGTACAACGACCACCGGATCCTGATGTCGCTCGCCCTGGCCGGCACCCGGGCACACGGCGTCACCTCCCTCACCTACCCGCAGGCCTACCGGATCTCCTATCCGGGGTTCCTGTCGGACCTGACAGGCCTGGGGCTGCGGCTCTCCGTCGAGCAGGGACGCGCGCCGGCGTCGCCCGCCTCGCCCTCCGAGCACCTGCGGTACTGGGCCGCGCACCGCCCGGCGGACACCGCCCTGGTGGACGTGCGGGACGGGTACGACACCGAGATCACCTGGCGGGAGCTCGACCAGCGGGTCGACCGGGCGGCCGCCACCCTGCTGGCCCTCGGTGTGCGGCCGGGCGAGTCGGTCGCCTACCAGCTCCCCAACTGGGCCGAGTTCGTGGAGGTCTCGCTCGCGGCACTGCGCATCGGCGCCGTCTGCTGCCCGCTCATGCCGATCCTCCGGCAACGGGAGATGGCCTTCGCCCTGCGCCGCTCCGGCGCCCGCGTGCTGTTGATCGCCGACAGTTTCCGCAACCGGGACCACCGCAGGGAGACCGAGTCCTGGTTCGCCGAGGACCCGGCGGGCCGGGCCCGGGTCCGCCATGTGGCCGTGGTGTCGGCCGACGGGGAAGAGGTGGAGCTGCCCGCCGACGGCTCCGGACCGGCCTGGCACGACTGGGGTGCCACGACCGCCGCCGCGCACGTCGACCGCGAGGCACTCGCCGCCCGGCGGCCGGCCTCCGACGCCCTCGCACAGCTGCTGTTCACCTCGGGGACCACCGGCGAGCCCAAGGGCGTCCTGCACCGGAACGACACGCTCGGGCACGCCGCCCGGCTGCAGGCCGAACGGCTCGGACTGGACGACCGCGACGTGGTCTTCGTCCCGTCCCCGCTGGCCCACCAGACGGGGTTCCTCTACGGGATGTGGCTGGCCGTCGCCCTCGGGGTCCCCCAGGTGGTCCAGGCGCACTGGAACCCCCGCACCGCGCTGCGGGCGGTCGCCGAACACGGTGCCACCTTCGTCCAGGCGGCGACACCGTTCCTGGCCGATCTGCTGAAGGAGGTCGAGGCGGGGGAGCGCACGGCGCGGACGCTGCGTACCTTCGTCGTGACCGGAGCCGCGGTGCCGCGGAACCTGGCCGAGCGGGCCACCTCGGTGCTCGGCACGGCGATCTGCGGCGCGTTCGGCACCACGGAGACCTGCCTGGGGTCGCTCTCCGCTCCGGACGACCCGCCCGAGAAGGCCTGGGGCACCGACGGCCGGGCCATGTCCGGGGTCGGGCTCAGGGTGACCGACGACGCCGGACAGGCGCTGCCGGCCGGCCTCGAGGGCAACTTCGAGGTCCGGTCCCCCACCGGGTTCGTGGGCTACCTGGACCGTCCCGACCTGACGGCCGAGGCCTGGACGGCCGACGGCTGGTACCGCACCGGGGACCTCGCCGTCATCGACTCCGACGGCTACGTCCGGATCACCGGCCGGGTCAAGGACGTGATCAACCGGGGCGGGGAGAAGGTCCCCGTCGCCG
Coding sequences within:
- a CDS encoding acyl carrier protein, which produces MTAVQSDTLQILKEILDEVAGIPAEDVTPDSSFTDDLSLDSLTVVSLFVLVQRRFGTEVPNAVFDRLTTVGKAVAYLERGEIPA
- a CDS encoding beta-ketoacyl-ACP synthase III, giving the protein MSTPPPDRGQAFRGALTGLLGIGTYLPSRQITNEAICERIDSSDDWIRSRSGIRVRYWAEPTETVEFMAATAAERALEHAGIAADEVGCVIVSTVSHLHQFPSLAAGVAHRIGAVAPGAFDISAGCAGFCYGLSLASDMVAAGSARYVLVIAVERLSELLDQEDRDTAFLFGDGAGAAVVGPTDRPGVGPVVWGSDGSHKETIRQSHSWAALRDTPAPGWPVITMDGREVFRWAAYQLGPVAEQALERAGVTVGDLDSFVPHQANARITDELVKGLGIPGHVAVARSVEIHGNTSAVSIPLAIQELLASGEARPGGLALLLSFGTGLVWAGQVVRLPPAPAGPPVPASTAPAAPAAPNKENPS
- a CDS encoding 3-oxoacyl-ACP synthase III family protein, encoding MDIFGAPLERSWGVGIRAVGGYLPEKTVSNADLEEILLTRDDWIRENIGVETRRMAAEDEWTSDLGAAALKDACARAGIDPSEVDLVVCGTYTPDNMAPPTAMLVIEKAGAHGATGFDVNSGACPGGVFALDVGAKYLASGEYRRVAVVLADVNTRTMDWKDPGPAVIFGDGAACYLLERCRPGRGVGRTLLHSDPSRYQAVWVAREKRTLRDGRPLTSAFGDNFASLSGKAVHDFAVGEVPVLIETLLERAGQKPSDVDLFALHQANLYIVRGIMAALGVPDDRTVTNIQKYGNTSGASVPLVLREAEDLGRLSPGDLVVLAAFGSGLNVGVALVRWCGAADFEAVAA
- the aroA gene encoding 3-phosphoshikimate 1-carboxyvinyltransferase, translating into MHLMVRPTRKPLHGELLVPPSKYHVHRALILASLADGTSRIKGVSDARHVQYTVRLLRDLGTRIDVEGDTYVVRGGRYRPRRATVTAGSSGTTLYFMLGLAALAEAPVTVTGQKYFRRRPVGPLLDALRQLGVSLDSADGCPPVHVTPGRPTGGRVVIPGTLSQWISGLLLLAPFATGPTVVEVRGELNERPYVELTVAMMRRFGLRVSVSGDWRRFEIEPGQSARPADLTLPPDIGSAAFGIAAAALHPSDVLLRGITRLDGDPHDHPEIGLLDVLRRMGVPMTVDPAAGGVRIRHDGTRLRGTTVDCREVPDMLPVLSTLAALAEGETVFEHVGHVRLKESDRVTAMLQLNAMGADLTLEGDRLRVRGVPTLTGARLSSYNDHRILMSLALAGTRAHGVTSLTYPQAYRISYPGFLSDLTGLGLRLSVEQGRAPASPASPSEHLRYWAAHRPADTALVDVRDGYDTEITWRELDQRVDRAAATLLALGVRPGESVAYQLPNWAEFVEVSLAALRIGAVCCPLMPILRQREMAFALRRSGARVLLIADSFRNRDHRRETESWFAEDPAGRARVRHVAVVSADGEEVELPADGSGPAWHDWGATTAAAHVDREALAARRPASDALAQLLFTSGTTGEPKGVLHRNDTLGHAARLQAERLGLDDRDVVFVPSPLAHQTGFLYGMWLAVALGVPQVVQAHWNPRTALRAVAEHGATFVQAATPFLADLLKEVEAGERTARTLRTFVVTGAAVPRNLAERATSVLGTAICGAFGTTETCLGSLSAPDDPPEKAWGTDGRAMSGVGLRVTDDAGQALPAGLEGNFEVRSPTGFVGYLDRPDLTAEAWTADGWYRTGDLAVIDSDGYVRITGRVKDVINRGGEKVPVAEIEELLHQHPSVDEVAVVGTPDERLGERACAFVSLVDGADLDLEAMRKYLDHHQVSKHYWPERLELVDRLPRNPAGKVQKFVLRQWAEARCAPALQEQKA